One window of Nymphaea colorata isolate Beijing-Zhang1983 chromosome 1, ASM883128v2, whole genome shotgun sequence genomic DNA carries:
- the LOC116246322 gene encoding uncharacterized protein LOC116246322 isoform X2 gives MYSDMKAKETVRRATLLDCLILTPSNFPMELIEGQAQRDKKRSSAHRIKAKKDLHHMDSLLAKLKDDGKDDADEDEEAEQGDKKRKKGEEDEDEGEEIDNLEEEEDDEAIGADDYTENFGFDDDEDFLDGEDDGGNDEPTYE, from the exons ATGTACTCTGACATGAAGGCAAAGGAAACAGTTCGACGTGCAACTCTTTTGGACTGCCTGATTCTCACTCCATCAAATTTCCCTATGGAGTTAATTGAAG GACAAGCACAGCGAGATAAAAAGAGGTCTTCAGCTCATCGTATTAAAGCTAAAAAAG ATTTACATCACATGGATTCACTCCTTGCCAAACTCAAAGATGATGGAAAAGATGATGCTGACGAGGATGAGGAA GCAGAGCAGggtgataaaaagagaaaaaagggagaagaagatgaagatgaaggcGAAGAGATTGAcaatctagaagaagaggaagatgatgagGCTATCGGTGCTGATGATTATACGGAG aattttggatttgatgaTGACGAGGATTTTCTTGATGGTGAGGACGATGGTGGGAATG ATGAACCAACTTATGAGTAA